The nucleotide window CCCACCGGCGATCGCCAGCACAAGGACGCCGGCGATCACGAGCGGCAACCAGCGCCGCTTGTGCCGCGGTTCGGCCGGGGTCTCGATCAGCAGGTCGGTCCTCTCGACCGTGTCGTCCAGCTCACCGGACGATTCGTTCTCACCTTCGGACACCCGACATCCCTCCGTACGCAGGGAACGTCGTGTCCCCGACGGCAGAGGTTGTCGATCAAACCTGGCACGCGCCTTGGGTTGGGATTTCAACCGGCTGTGAAGAATTCACGGGCAAATCTCGCCAGGGTCGGGCAGCACAGCAGCGGACCCGGAGCCGAGGTCATGGCCCGGTCCTGATATGTTTCCAGCTGGAATCATTTCAGCAGTAACATTCGGGCCGGGTCGCTGATCCGGACCACACGCGTTCCATCGAACCAGAAGAGGTGAGTGCTCATGATCATGAAGAGTGATCGTGAGGTTTGCCTGATGGTCACCGAACTGGCCAAGCAGATCGATGATCATCTCCGGTCACATCTGACCGGGCTGAATCTGACCGCGACCCAGGCGATCGCAATCCGCGAGCTGAGCTCACCGATGACCATGCGTGAGCTGGCTCATCAGATGACCTGCGAGGCGTCCAACGTGACCTTCGTGGTCGACCGGTTGGAGGCCGGCGGGTTGGTGGAGCGGACGCCGCATCCCGACGACCGGCGTTCCAAGCGGGTGGCGCTGACCGCCCAGGGCCGCGCCGTACGGGCTCGGCTGATGCGCCAGCTGACCAAGGATTCGCCGCTCGACCCCCTCAGCGCAGACGAACGGGCACGACTGCAAACACTGCTCGCCAAGGCCGTACGCACCTGAGCGGTACCGACGAAACACACTGCCCAACCGGGAAGGGGAGGCGATGATCGATCTCGATGTGATCATGCTGGTCAGCGCGGTCGTCCTCATCGCTGCGATCTTCGCCGCCCGGATCGGTGCCCGGTTCGGATTGCCTGCGCTGCTGCTGTTCCTGGGTATCGGCATGGTGCTCGGCGACTCGGTGATCGGGATTCACTTCGACAACGCGGAGTTGGCGCAGGCGATCGGTTTCGGCGCCCTGGTGTTGATCTTGGCCGAAGGCGGTCTGACCACCAAGTGGTCCAACATCAGATCCTCCACCGGGATAGCGATCGCACTGGCTACCGGCGGGGTGGCGATCAGCATCGCGCTGGTCGCGCTCTTCGCCTTTCTGGTGCTGGGACTGGATCCCTGGTTGGCGATCTTGCTCGGCGCGGTCACCTCGTCCACCGACGCGGCGGCGGTCTTCTCGGTGCTCCGCCGGGTGCCGTTGCCGCACAAGATCCGCGGCATTCTCGAGGGCGAGTCCGGCCTGAACGATGCGCCGACGGTGTTGGTGGTCGGCTTGGCCAGTTCGGCGGCGATCGGTGAGCACACCGAGGGCGGTGTGCCGGTGATGTTGTTGTTGATCGTGGTCGAGTTGGTCGGCGGCGTGGTGATCGGCGCGGTGATCGGCTGGATCGGCGTGCAGGTGTTGCGCCGGATCAATCTGCCCTCATCCGGCCTGTACGCGTTGGCCGCGCTGGGCTGGACCGTGCTCGCGTACGCGGTCACCTCGCAGGTGCACACCAGCGGATTCGCCGCCGTCTACGTCTGTGGATTGATTCTGGGCAACGCAAAACTGCCGTACCGGATGGCGACCCGATCCTTCGTCGAAGGGATCGGCTGGATCGCCCAGATCGGCCTGTTCGTGATGCTCGGGCTGCTGGCCTCACCGCAGCGGCTGCTGCTGTCCGACCTGGGCATCGCCCTGGCGGCCGGTCTGTTCCTGACCCTGGTGGCCCGGCCGGTCTCGGTCTTCCTGTCCACCGTCTGGTTCAAGATCGGCTGGCGGGATCAGGCGTTCCTGTCCTGGGCCGGTTTGCGCGGCGCGGTGCCGATCGTGCTCTGTACGATCCCGCTGGCCAGCGGCGTACCGCATGCCACCGCACTGTTCGACATCGTGTTGATGTTCGTGATCATCTTCACCGTGTTGCAGGCGCCGTCGCTGCCCTGGGTGGCCGACCGGCTCGGCCTGGCCCATCGTGATCAGCCCACCGACGTCGAGGTCGAGGTGGCGCCGCTGGAGCGGATGGGTGCCGACTTGCTGCAGGTCACCGTGCCGAAAGGATCCAAGCTCAACGGGGTGGAGATCGGCGAACTGAGGCTGGGCAAGAACGCGGTGGTTTCCTTGATCATCCGCGACCAGCAGTCGATGGTGCCGGGGCCGCGGGATCGGTTGAACATCGGCGATCAGATGTTGATCGTGACGCCGAGCCATCTGCGGGAACAGACCGAGCGCCGATTGCGGGCGATCGGCCGCGGTGGTCGGCTGGCCACCTGGCGAGAGTCCCACTCCCGGGGGAATCCGGGGCGCGGGCCGGTCGACACCGGCTGAACCGAGCCTGTGTCGAAGGCCCGGTCGGGATCAGCTCTTGGCCACCGGGCTGGCCGAAGCGGAGTCGGCGGGCAGGCAGACCGTGCTCGTCTTGACGGGGTAGGCCGCCTTCGCCTTGTCGTTGAAGCCGGCGTACTTGTCGCCGACCAGCACGTCGACGGTGTGATTGGTCCGCCCGTCGGCCTTGACCGTCGCCCCCTTGAAGAAGGACTTGACCAGCAGCACTTCGGGATTCTTCGCGGCGTTGCCGACGATCACCGTGGTGGTGACCTTCTGGTCGGTGTTGGTCGGCGTCAGCACGTTGAAGTCCTTGGCCCGCAAGTCCCGGGTGACGTCGCCGGCCAGGCCCTTCTTGTCACCGCCGTTGAACACCTGCACGGTCACCTGACTGGACTTCAGTTCCTTGTCGGTGACCTTGGTCGGCACGCACGGCGGCGGAGGCGTCTTCTGCGGCGGCGCGACGATGTTCTTCCAACCCCACCAGGCACCCAGGCAGAGAACGCCGACCAAGATCAGCAGCGTCAACGGAGTACGGATGATCCGGAACACCCGTCCGACCATTCGCCTCCACCTCCGTTCGCCTGTCCGCCGGTCCGACCTGTCCGCGCGGCGTGGGTTGATTCTGCTATATCAAGGGCCGAACTGTCTGTCGGCCGGGCCGATCGCCGCTATTCGTTCAGCTGCAGCACCCGGGCATGCATGGTCTGGCGCTGCTGCAGAGCCGCGCGCAGCGCTCGATGCAGTCCGTCCTCGAGATAGAGGTCCCCGCGCCAGGACACCACGTGGGCGAACAGGTCACCGTAAAAGGTCGAATCCTCCTCCAGCAGGGCCTCCAGGTCGAGGGTCCGCTTCGTGGTCACGAGTTGATCAAGCCGGACCTGATGCGGCGCGATGGCAGCCCACTGCTTCTGGACATACCCGTGATCCGGGTACGGGCGGACGTCACCAACGCGCTTGAAAATCACGCCGTCACTCTAGCCAGTGGGCCGGGGCGACCCGAACACGAGATCGTCACGATTTGGTAGCCGTGCTCAGGCGGCGACAGTTGCTCACAAACGGAACACTTCCCGCCTGCGAGTCACGTAGGCGGGAAGTGTTCGGCTGTGCGGGGGAGCGGGCCGAGTGGCCCGGTGCAGTTCACGCCCGGCCCCGGTTCGGACGCAGATGGCGGATGAACTGATGGCGGCGTTCGGTGCGCTCGATCTTGTGCAGCGTTCGATTCAGCTTGCGCTGCTCTCGACGCTGCCGATCCAGCTCGGCGAAGGCGCGCTGCAGCTCGTAGGCTTCTGCTGCCCGCATCGACCGGTCTCGATCATTCCGGAAGGGTTCCGGGAAGTTCGGGCTCTGGTACATGCTCATGATCATTTCCTCCTCTCGTTGATCAGTTGGGTGCGGATGTGTGGTGGTCGGCGCTGCCGACCGGATGATCATGCGAATCTCTTGATCGTGAGCAGCCAACGTGGTGTC belongs to Microlunatus elymi and includes:
- a CDS encoding MarR family winged helix-turn-helix transcriptional regulator — protein: MIMKSDREVCLMVTELAKQIDDHLRSHLTGLNLTATQAIAIRELSSPMTMRELAHQMTCEASNVTFVVDRLEAGGLVERTPHPDDRRSKRVALTAQGRAVRARLMRQLTKDSPLDPLSADERARLQTLLAKAVRT
- a CDS encoding potassium/proton antiporter; this encodes MIDLDVIMLVSAVVLIAAIFAARIGARFGLPALLLFLGIGMVLGDSVIGIHFDNAELAQAIGFGALVLILAEGGLTTKWSNIRSSTGIAIALATGGVAISIALVALFAFLVLGLDPWLAILLGAVTSSTDAAAVFSVLRRVPLPHKIRGILEGESGLNDAPTVLVVGLASSAAIGEHTEGGVPVMLLLIVVELVGGVVIGAVIGWIGVQVLRRINLPSSGLYALAALGWTVLAYAVTSQVHTSGFAAVYVCGLILGNAKLPYRMATRSFVEGIGWIAQIGLFVMLGLLASPQRLLLSDLGIALAAGLFLTLVARPVSVFLSTVWFKIGWRDQAFLSWAGLRGAVPIVLCTIPLASGVPHATALFDIVLMFVIIFTVLQAPSLPWVADRLGLAHRDQPTDVEVEVAPLERMGADLLQVTVPKGSKLNGVEIGELRLGKNAVVSLIIRDQQSMVPGPRDRLNIGDQMLIVTPSHLREQTERRLRAIGRGGRLATWRESHSRGNPGRGPVDTG
- a CDS encoding type II toxin-antitoxin system VapB family antitoxin, coding for MIFKRVGDVRPYPDHGYVQKQWAAIAPHQVRLDQLVTTKRTLDLEALLEEDSTFYGDLFAHVVSWRGDLYLEDGLHRALRAALQQRQTMHARVLQLNE
- a CDS encoding LytR C-terminal domain-containing protein produces the protein MVGRVFRIIRTPLTLLILVGVLCLGAWWGWKNIVAPPQKTPPPPCVPTKVTDKELKSSQVTVQVFNGGDKKGLAGDVTRDLRAKDFNVLTPTNTDQKVTTTVIVGNAAKNPEVLLVKSFFKGATVKADGRTNHTVDVLVGDKYAGFNDKAKAAYPVKTSTVCLPADSASASPVAKS